The Streptomyces sp. V4I8 genome includes the window TGCGGATGGCGGTCGCCTCTCGGCGAAAGGCTCCACAGGGCTTCAGCCGAACGATCGTCCCTGTGGGCAAAAGGTGAGGCCCGGGGACACTGTCCCATCCGCACCCACGTGTGGTTCAACGGGCAACCACCCTTTGGTGTTCCGGTGTTGGGGGCGATTTCAGGTGATCTGAATCACCCTCGCTGACCTGCAGGAACAGTCTCGCTCCACAGGTTCTCGGCCTGCAGCAGCAGGGTCCCGAGCACCGTCGTCCGGGCCGCCCCCTGCCCGGCGTGCTCCCGCAGCCCGTCCTGAAGCTCGCGTCGCAGCTGAAGCATCGTGGCCTCGGACCGGTCCTCCGGGGCCTCCTCACCACCGGCCCCCACCAGACGGCGGCCCTCCGCGTGGCAGGCGTCGCCGATCAGCTCCAGCAGTCGGGCGTACGCGCGCAGCGCCGGCCCGTCGGGCGGGAGGGGCGTGCGGTCCTCGTCGGCCGCGACGGCCAGGGCCCGGGTGAGCGCCCTGATGTGTCCGGTGACCCGGCTCCAGCGTTCGTCCTCCGCCTCCGGCGGCGCCGGTGTGGCGGGGCGCCGGATGCCACGCAGCGGTCCGGAGGTCAGCCGCAGGCTTTCCCGGCTCCAGCGCCGTGCGGAGTGCAGCGTCTCCAGCCGGTGCTCCAGTCGCGCCGAGGCTTTCGACCAGCCGGCCGCGCTCTGCGCGTTCCATTCGGTCTCCCGCAGGTCGGCGGCCACGGTGTGCAGGAGGTCCCCCGCCTCCCGGGCCAGCGCCGCGAGGTTCTCCCGTACGTCCCGCAGATGGACCGGCGGCAGCACGAGCGCGTTGACGGCGACCCCGATCACCGCGCCGAGCGCGGCCTGTCCGACCCGGTGCCCGACCGCGGACGCCCCGGCGGCCCCCGAGGCCAGGGTGAACAGGGCGGTGGTCGCGCCGAAGACGCCCTGGTCGCCGAAGCGCGGCCAGTTGGCCAGCAGCATCAGCACGGGGACCGACAGGGCCAGCGCGCCCAGAGTGCTCCCCGTGACCGCCAGCGCGGCCGACGCCAGCACGGTCCCGGCGCAGATCGCCGCGAACTGCTGCGCGGCCTGCAGCAGTGAGCTGTACACGGTGGCCTGCACCAGGATCAGGGCGACCCAGGACGCCATCAGGGCCATCGGATCGCCCAGCCACACGCTCCCCACGAGCCAGGCGAGCAGTGCCGCGCCCGCCGCCTTGAGCGACTGCACCACCAGGTCCCGCTCCCGTCCCGGCCCACGCCAGGCGGCCCGCGCGGCCCTGCCGACGTAGTGCACCTCCCGCCTCAGCGCGCTGATCACGCGGGTACCCCCGAACTCTCGCCGTCGTGTCGATTCCGCCGCCCGGGTGCCCCGGCGCGCAGGCCGTCGCACCCCATCCGTCACACGAGTCATCCGCATCCGTCACACGAGTCATCCGTGTCCGTCACCGAGCGGTCCGTCGCCGCCGCACAGGTCATCCGCTGTGCGCGTCCGGGCCGCCCGGCACGTCGGCCAGGGGGCTGTCCGCCAGGGTCGACAGCAGGTGGGCCGGATCCTCGTAGACCGCCTGCGCGCCCGCGTCCAGCAGGTCGGCGCGGGGGATGCCGCCGCACAGGACGCCCACACAGCGCACCCCGGCCAGGGTGCCGGCCCGCATGTCCCACACGGTGTCGCCGATGAAGACCGCGCGCTCGGCGGGCACCCCGGCCAGTTCCAGGGCGTGCTCGACGGGCTCCGGCGCGGGCTTGCCCTCCTCGACGTCGTCGGCGCTCGCGGTGGCGTCGATCGCCTCGTCCGCCGAGATCGCCCGGCGCAGCGCGGACAGCTCCGCGCCCCCGGCCGAGGTCGCGAGAACGACGCGCCAGCCGTCGCGGTGGAGATGGCGCAGCAGCCGGTCCGCGTCCCGCAGCGGGGGCAGCCGGTCGAAGAACTGGCCGTACAGAGCCTTGTGGGCGGCACTCAGCTCGGCGTCCCGGTCCTTGTCCCGGTCCTCCCCGAGGAGGTGGGCGATCAGATCGGTGGAGCCGAGGCCGACGGCCCGGTGGACGGCGTGCATGGGCACCCGGTGGCCCGCCTGCCGGAAGGCCTCCCACCAGGTCGTCACATGGAGGTGGTTGGTGTCGACGAGGGTTCCGTCGACGTCGAACACGGCCGCCCGTTCCATGTGCTGCCCCTTCTTTGCGCGGATCGTTCCTGCTGGTGCCGCACGAGTACCACGTCAGACGCCCGCCACTCGGGCGGGTGTGCGGCCCTCGTGGGTCCAGGCCAGCAGTTCCTCCAGGCTCCAGGTGGTGACCACCCGCTCGGCCGGCACCTCGCACTCCTCCGCGCGGGCGCAGCCGAGGATCTGCCAGTCCAGCTGCCCCGGCGCGTGCGCGTCGGTGTCGATCGAGAACAGCACGCCCGCGTCGAGGGCCCGGCGCAGCAGCCGGCGCGGCGGGTCCAGCCGCTCCGGACGGCTGTTGATCTCCACCGCCGTGCCCGACTCGGCACACGCGGTGAACACCTCGTCCGCGTCGAACTCCGACTCCGGCCGCCCCCGCCCGGTCACCAGCCTGCCCGTGCAGTGCCCCAGCACGTCCGCGTGCGGATCGCGTACGGCCTTCACCATGCGCCGGGTCATCGCGCGGGAGTCCATGCGCAGCTTGGAGTGCACGGACACCACCACGACGTCCAGACGGTCCAGCAGCTCCGGTTCCTGGTCCAGCGAGCCGTCCTCCAGGATGTCGCACTCGATGCCGGTGAGCAGCCGGAACGGCGCCCAGGTCTCGTTCAGCTCCGCGACCACGTCCAGCTGCCGGAGCAGCCGCTCGGGAGACAGCCCACGGGCCACGGTCAGCCGCGGCGAGTGGTCGGTGAGGGCCGCCCAGTCGTGGCCGAGTTCCGCCGCGGTCCGGCCCATCTCCTCGATCGGGCTGCCGCCGTCCGACCAGTCGGAGTGCAGATGGCAGTCCCCGCGCAGCAGCGCCCGCAGCCGTCCGCCGGCCCGGCCGTCGGGGGCGGCGGGCTCCGCGGCCTCGGCCTCCAGCTTCTCCAGATAGCCAGGCGTCCCACCCGCCAGGGCCTCGCGGACCACCTGGGCCGTCTTCGGGCCGACGCCCTTGAGCGACTCCAGCGACCCGGCCTCCGCCCGCTCGCGCACCTCGTCCTCGGGGAGGTCGGCGAGCACGCGGGCCGCCGTCCGGAACGCGCGGACACGGTAGGTCGGCGCCAGGGCCCGCTCCAGCAGGAAGGCGATCCGCTCCAGGGCCTCGACGGGGTCCATCGCCACCTCCTCCTCCAGAGTTCCCCACGCTCACCGGGGCCGCACGGCGGGCGGGCGAAACCGTGGGCGAAACGGTGGGCGCTGCCGTCGGTGGACGTCGGCCTGAAGGAACCGTTGACGCGGGTTGCGCTCTACGCTCTATGCATGACCGAAATCGCGAGCCCGCACATGTCACACCCGCGGATCTTGGTGCTCGGGGTTCAGCCGGGTACGCCTCCGTTCCGCATCATGGAGATCGACGGCATGGTCGTCGGTCAGGCGAAAACCATCACCGACGTGCTGGAATACGCCGCCGCCTTCGGCATCACGGTGCACGACCTGGACGACCCGGACGTGGTCCGCTGGGTCGGCGGAGACAAGTTCACCTGGCACCACCACTAGGGCGTGTCGCCCTGGACGGCCGGCCGGGTCAGCCGACGGTCCACTTCTGGTTGCCGCCCCCCGTGCAGGTCCAAAGCTGCAGCCGGGTGCCGTTGGCCGTGCTGTTGCCGGTCACGTCGAGGCACTTGTCGGCCTGCGGGTTGACGATGTCGTGTGCCGCGGTGACGGTCCATCTCTGGTTGGGGCCGCCCGTGCAGTCCCACAGCTGGACCGTCGTGCCGTCCGCGGTGCCGTTGCCCGTGGCGTCCAGGCACTTGCCGAGGGCGCGGAGCGTGCCGTCCGAGCCCACGGTCCAGCGCTGGGCGGCCGTGCCGTTGCAGTCGTAGAGCTGGACGGGCGTGCCATTGGCGGAGTTTGCCCCGGCCACGTCCACACACTTTCCGGCCGGCCCTCTGATCGTGCCGCCGGTGGGGCTGTCGCCGGTGGTCACCGAGACGTGGTCCACCACCAGTTGCTGCGGAAAGACCGTGGAGCCGTCCGGATCGCCGGGCCAGTAGCCGCCGACAGCGAGGTTCAGGATCAGGAAGTACGGCTTGTCGAACACCCATGTGCGGCCGCCGAGGTCGGCGGGTGTGCGCCGCTGATAGACGTTCCCGTCCACGGACCAGGTGATCGAGTCGGGCGCCCAGTCGATGGCGAAGGTGTGGAAGGCGTCGGCGAAGGCCTGCCCGGTCGGGAGGGAGTAGGCGGCCCCTATGCCGCCCGACCCGGAGTAGCCGGGGCCGTGGATCGTGCCGTGCACGGTCGACGGCTCGAAGCCGACGTTCTCCATGATGTCGATCTCGCCCGAGTCCGGCCAGTTGACCGGCGTGCCGAGCATCCAGAACGCGGGCCACATGCCCTGCCCGCGCGGCACCTTCAGCCGCGCCTCGACGTGCCCGTACTGGGCGGTGAACTTCCCGGCGGTGTTCAGCCGGGCCGAGGTGTACTGGCAAGTGCCGTACCAGCACTGGTAGTTGGCGGGGTTCTCACGTCGGGCCGTGATCACCAGATGGCCCTGGCCGTCCAGGGCCGCGTTCTTGTTGCCCGAGGTGTAGTACTGCCGCTCGTGGTTGTTGACGTTGTCGCCGGTCTCGATCTGCCACTTCGACGAGTCGGCCGCGGCGCCCGCGGGCCCGTCGAAGGAATCCGAGAACGTCACGGCGGCAGCCCCGACGTCCGGCGGTTCCGCCTGCGCGGGGCCGATCGCGGCGGACGCGACCAGAACAGCCGACAGGGCGGCGAGCAGACACGTACGGAGCAGGCGTGGGGAGGCCATCGTGCTCCCTTCCACACGGCGCCCCGATGCACGGGTGCGCCGGCCGAGGTGGGGGGTGAAGGTGTCGCCATTTGATTTAAGGAGTGAGATAAGAGGGCGTCAATACCTTGGTACGGACCAGAAGTCGGCCATCTCGCGCATGCCCACGGGCTGGGCGCGATGTCGTCACCATCGTTCGTCCGCCGCCGAAGCGTTGGATTCCTAGGCTTCACACCATGAACGCCGCACACCTCGGTGAACTGCTCGCGATCCTGGGCGCGGGCACGGCCGCCGGAGCCGTCAACGCCGCCGTGGGATCGGGGACGCTGATCTCGTTTCCGGTGCTGCTCGCCACGGGCCTGCCGCCCGTCACCGCCACGGTCTCCAACGCGCTCGGGCTGATCCCGGGCTCGATCAGCGGAGCCATCGGGTACCGCGCGGAACTCCGCGGCCGGCGCCGCCACGTCCTGAAGTGGAGCGCCGGCGCCGCGCTCGGCGGGCTCACCGGAGCCGCGCTGCTCCTCGCGCTGCCCGCCTCGGCGTTCGAGCGGATCGTGCCGGTCCTGGTGGGGCTCGCCCTCGTGCTGGTCGCCCTTCAGCCGCTGATCAGCAGGAGGCTGCGTGATCGCCGGGCACGGAAGGGGAGGTCCGTGCGCCCCGACGGCGGCCCCCTGCTGCTCGTCGGACTGACCCTGGCCAGCGTCTACGGCGGCTACTTCTCCGCTGCCCAGGGCATCATCTACGTCGCCCTGATGGGCATGCTCCTCGACGACGGCCTGCAACGCCTCACCGCGGTCAAGAACGTGCTCGTCGCCGTGGTCAACTCCGTCGCCGCCCTCTTCTTCCTCGTCGTCGCGGACTTCGACTGGACGGCCGTGGCCCTCCTCGCGGTCGGCTCCGCGGTCGGCGGCCATCTCGGGGCCACCGTGGGCCGCCGCCTGCCCGCTGCCGTTCTGCGCGCGTTCATCGTGGTGGTCGGCACGGTGGCCATCGTCCAGTTGGTGCTGCGCTAGGCGCTGTCGGAGAGGTCCTGTTCCTTCTCGGAGCGAGACCCGCGCGCGTGCACCGCGCGGCTCAGCCGCCGCCCCAGCAGGAGGTAGCCGATCAGAGCTCCGGAGGTGTTCAGGATGACGTCGTCGATGTCGAAGGCGCGCCCCGTGACCAAGGCGCCCTGGGCGAACTCGACGAGGAGCATGACGGTCGCCGTCAGCAGGAGCACCCGCAGGACGCCACGCGTCTTCGGGGCGACGACGGGCACCAGGACGCCGAACGGAACGCCCAGCAGCACATTGCCCCCGATCTGCCGGACGGCGTCGCGCAGTTCGGGCTGGTCCAGATAGGCCCGCAGCGAACGGCCCGGATGCAGGTTGGTGTGCGTCAGGGCCTCCGACGCGGGAGAGGGCTGCAGGGTGAGCTTCGCCAGGACGACGGCGAAGGCGACCATGAACGCGAACGCGCACACCATCGCCAGGAGACGGGCGAGGAAGCGCAGGGGATGACGCCCGGGGCGCGAGGCCCCTCCCGTCCCGCCCTCGGACTTGGCGTTGCGCTCGGACTTGCCGGCGCCCCGGGACTTCGAGCCGCTCGGGGACTTGGCGGTGCTGCGGGACTTCGAGCCGGTGGCGGACTTGCCTCCGCCCGCCGGCTTGCCCCCGCCGGCGGACTTGCCGCCCCCGGACGTCTTGGCGGCGCCCGCGGACTTGGAAGTGCCAGGGTGCAACGCGGCGCGCGAACGTGAGGTTCCACGGGCCATGCGGTCCTCCAGTCTTCAACTTCCCTTTGTGGTAGGGCGATTACCCCGCTACCGCGTCAAGATGCCCACCGTGAGCCTCCCGGTGACGGCCGCCCACGGTTTCCCCTCCCGCTGTCGGGGCACTCCGGGCGGAGGCCCGCGCGCCGCCACCTCTGTCCCCCGAGGCGGTGTTTGGATGACGCGGAACGGAAGTAACGGACATCTGGCCCGCGGAGGTGGCGCAGCATGGACCGGCGTACGACGCTGCTCGCCACGGCCGAGTTCCTGGCCTGGTGGGCCGCGCTCGCCCTGCTGTGGCTGGTCCTCGTCACCACCGTGGACACGCTGGAGCTCGCGGTCGGCGCGGGCGTCGCCGGCGTGGCCGCGCTCGCCGCCGTAGCCGCACGCCGGGCGGTGACCGGACGATGAACGGCTGGCTCCTCGCGGCGACCGTCGTGCTCGGCGGGGGAGTGGGCGCCACTCTCTGGGGCGTCGCCACCGGACCACTGCGCCGCCGGGCCGTGGCCCAGAACCTGTCCACCGCACTGGCCTGCCCCGGACTGCTCCTGCTCGCCCAGGGATACGACCGCCCGTCCTACCTCGATCTCGCCCTGGTCCTCGCCCTGCTCGGGCCCGTCGGCACCCTCGTCTTCGCCCGCCTGCTGACCGCTGAACTCGCCGACGACCCGCCCCGCGCCTGGGGCGTGACCTGGGCCGTCGCCGGACTGGGCGCGGCCGTGGTCCTGGCGCTGTGCGTGGCGGCCGGACCGAGCCGGGCGATGGCGAAGCTCCTCCTCGTCGGCGCCCTGCTGATCGGCGGGAACGTCGTCGCCACCCGCGCGCTGTCCGGCGGCATCGCGGGGGTGCGCGGTGGCTGACGCGGTCATCGTCGTCGCGCTGCTGCTGGTCGCCGGCTCCGCGACCGTGGCCGTACTGGTCCGCGACCCCGTACGCCAGGCCCTCGTACTGGCCGTCCTCGGTGTCGTCCTCGCCGTGCTGTTCACCGCGGTGCAGGCACCGGACGTCGCGCTGTCGCAACTGGCCGTCGGCGGTGCCCTCACCCCGCTGTTGCTGCTCCTGGCGGTCCGCAAGGTCAAGCGGCGCAAGGGGCGTGAGCGATGAACCCGCGCACCCGGCTCGGGCTCGTCGCCGTCGGCGGCGCCGGCCTCGCCGTGCTCCTCGTCGCCGCCTGTCTGCGGCTGCCGGACTTCGGCGGCGACAGCCACCCGTACGGCGACCGCGCGGTCCGTGAATCCCTCGCCCGGCACACCGCCAACACCATCGCCTCCGTCAACTTCGACCAGCGCGCCTTCGACACCCTCGGCGAGATGACCATCCTGTTCGCGGCCGTCGTCGGCTGCGTCGTCCTGCTGCGGCAGACCCGCGACGAGCACCGCGCCCGCCCCGAACCCGCCGACGTGGCCCCGCCCGTACGCCGCTACGCCCTGATCGTCCTGCCGATCGCCCTGGCCACCGGCCTCTATGTCATCGCGCACGGCCAGCTCAGCCCCGGCGGCGGCTTCCAGGGCGGCGTCGTCGCCGCGACCGCCCTGCACCTGCTCTACCTCGGCGCCGACTACCACGCCCTGGAACGCGTCCGCCCGGTCGGCCTGTACGAGGTCGGCGACGCCGTGTCGGCCTCGGCCTACGTCGTCACCGGCCTCGCGGGCCTCATCGGCGGCACGGCGTTCCTGGCCAACACCCTGCTGCCGTACGGCACGTTCAACACCCTGTCCTCCGGCGGCACCGTGCCGCTGCTGAACGCGGCCATCGGTATGGAGGTCGCCTGCGCGGTCGTCGTGCTGCTGGCCCGCTTCCTGGACCAGGCCGTCGAGATCGAGGAGGACAGCGGGAAGTGAGAGCGCCGTGATGGATGTCCTGCCGTACCTCGTCGCCGTATGGATCTTCCTCGTCGGCTGCTACGGCCTCGCCACCAGCCGCAATCTGATCCACGCCGTGGGCTGTCTGTCCGTCTGCCAGTCCGCCACCTACGTCCTGCTGCTGGCCGTCGGCTACCGCGACGACGCGACCGCGCCCGTCTTCTCCGACCTCGAACCCGGCTCACGCCCCGTAGTCGACCCGGTCGTCCAGGCCCTCGCCCTGACGGACGTCGTCGTCGGCGCCACCGTCACCGCCCTGCTGCTCGCGCTCGTCATCCAGGTCTCCAAGCGGCACGGCACGGTCGACCCCGACGAACTGACCGAGCTGCGCGGCTGATGAACGACCTGCTGCCGCTGCTCGTCGCCGTACCGCTTCTCGGAGCCGCCCTCCTCGTCGCCGCCGGGCGCCGAGTGCCCCGCGTCCTCGCCGAGTCCGTGGGCTGTGCCGTCTCGGCGGGCACGGCCGGGCTCGCGATCGTGCTGTCGCTGAACTCCTCACCGCCGATGACCGAATGGGTCGGCGGCTGGACGCCCGAGGGCGGCCGCAGCGTCGGCATCGTCCTCGTCGGGGACGGCGCCGGGCTCGGCATGGCGGCCCTCGCCTCCCTGCTGACGCTCGCGGCCCTGGCGTACTCCTGGCACTACTTCGAGGAACCCCCGCGCCGGCACGCCGGTTCGTTCCCCGCGCTGATGCTGCTCT containing:
- a CDS encoding PHP domain-containing protein, with protein sequence MDPVEALERIAFLLERALAPTYRVRAFRTAARVLADLPEDEVRERAEAGSLESLKGVGPKTAQVVREALAGGTPGYLEKLEAEAAEPAAPDGRAGGRLRALLRGDCHLHSDWSDGGSPIEEMGRTAAELGHDWAALTDHSPRLTVARGLSPERLLRQLDVVAELNETWAPFRLLTGIECDILEDGSLDQEPELLDRLDVVVVSVHSKLRMDSRAMTRRMVKAVRDPHADVLGHCTGRLVTGRGRPESEFDADEVFTACAESGTAVEINSRPERLDPPRRLLRRALDAGVLFSIDTDAHAPGQLDWQILGCARAEECEVPAERVVTTWSLEELLAWTHEGRTPARVAGV
- a CDS encoding hydrogenase subunit MbhD domain-containing protein, coding for MADAVIVVALLLVAGSATVAVLVRDPVRQALVLAVLGVVLAVLFTAVQAPDVALSQLAVGGALTPLLLLLAVRKVKRRKGRER
- a CDS encoding MnhB domain-containing protein; this translates as MNPRTRLGLVAVGGAGLAVLLVAACLRLPDFGGDSHPYGDRAVRESLARHTANTIASVNFDQRAFDTLGEMTILFAAVVGCVVLLRQTRDEHRARPEPADVAPPVRRYALIVLPIALATGLYVIAHGQLSPGGGFQGGVVAATALHLLYLGADYHALERVRPVGLYEVGDAVSASAYVVTGLAGLIGGTAFLANTLLPYGTFNTLSSGGTVPLLNAAIGMEVACAVVVLLARFLDQAVEIEEDSGK
- a CDS encoding sodium:proton antiporter → MDVLPYLVAVWIFLVGCYGLATSRNLIHAVGCLSVCQSATYVLLLAVGYRDDATAPVFSDLEPGSRPVVDPVVQALALTDVVVGATVTALLLALVIQVSKRHGTVDPDELTELRG
- a CDS encoding sulfite exporter TauE/SafE family protein, encoding MNAAHLGELLAILGAGTAAGAVNAAVGSGTLISFPVLLATGLPPVTATVSNALGLIPGSISGAIGYRAELRGRRRHVLKWSAGAALGGLTGAALLLALPASAFERIVPVLVGLALVLVALQPLISRRLRDRRARKGRSVRPDGGPLLLVGLTLASVYGGYFSAAQGIIYVALMGMLLDDGLQRLTAVKNVLVAVVNSVAALFFLVVADFDWTAVALLAVGSAVGGHLGATVGRRLPAAVLRAFIVVVGTVAIVQLVLR
- a CDS encoding family 16 glycosylhydrolase, giving the protein MASPRLLRTCLLAALSAVLVASAAIGPAQAEPPDVGAAAVTFSDSFDGPAGAAADSSKWQIETGDNVNNHERQYYTSGNKNAALDGQGHLVITARRENPANYQCWYGTCQYTSARLNTAGKFTAQYGHVEARLKVPRGQGMWPAFWMLGTPVNWPDSGEIDIMENVGFEPSTVHGTIHGPGYSGSGGIGAAYSLPTGQAFADAFHTFAIDWAPDSITWSVDGNVYQRRTPADLGGRTWVFDKPYFLILNLAVGGYWPGDPDGSTVFPQQLVVDHVSVTTGDSPTGGTIRGPAGKCVDVAGANSANGTPVQLYDCNGTAAQRWTVGSDGTLRALGKCLDATGNGTADGTTVQLWDCTGGPNQRWTVTAAHDIVNPQADKCLDVTGNSTANGTRLQLWTCTGGGNQKWTVG
- a CDS encoding monovalent cation/H+ antiporter complex subunit F; translated protein: MNGWLLAATVVLGGGVGATLWGVATGPLRRRAVAQNLSTALACPGLLLLAQGYDRPSYLDLALVLALLGPVGTLVFARLLTAELADDPPRAWGVTWAVAGLGAAVVLALCVAAGPSRAMAKLLLVGALLIGGNVVATRALSGGIAGVRGG
- a CDS encoding VanZ family protein; amino-acid sequence: MRFLARLLAMVCAFAFMVAFAVVLAKLTLQPSPASEALTHTNLHPGRSLRAYLDQPELRDAVRQIGGNVLLGVPFGVLVPVVAPKTRGVLRVLLLTATVMLLVEFAQGALVTGRAFDIDDVILNTSGALIGYLLLGRRLSRAVHARGSRSEKEQDLSDSA
- a CDS encoding aromatic acid exporter family protein, which gives rise to MTRVTDGVRRPARRGTRAAESTRRREFGGTRVISALRREVHYVGRAARAAWRGPGRERDLVVQSLKAAGAALLAWLVGSVWLGDPMALMASWVALILVQATVYSSLLQAAQQFAAICAGTVLASAALAVTGSTLGALALSVPVLMLLANWPRFGDQGVFGATTALFTLASGAAGASAVGHRVGQAALGAVIGVAVNALVLPPVHLRDVRENLAALAREAGDLLHTVAADLRETEWNAQSAAGWSKASARLEHRLETLHSARRWSRESLRLTSGPLRGIRRPATPAPPEAEDERWSRVTGHIRALTRALAVAADEDRTPLPPDGPALRAYARLLELIGDACHAEGRRLVGAGGEEAPEDRSEATMLQLRRELQDGLREHAGQGAARTTVLGTLLLQAENLWSETVPAGQRG
- a CDS encoding HAD family hydrolase produces the protein MERAAVFDVDGTLVDTNHLHVTTWWEAFRQAGHRVPMHAVHRAVGLGSTDLIAHLLGEDRDKDRDAELSAAHKALYGQFFDRLPPLRDADRLLRHLHRDGWRVVLATSAGGAELSALRRAISADEAIDATASADDVEEGKPAPEPVEHALELAGVPAERAVFIGDTVWDMRAGTLAGVRCVGVLCGGIPRADLLDAGAQAVYEDPAHLLSTLADSPLADVPGGPDAHSG